A single genomic interval of Phocoenobacter uteri harbors:
- the pnuC gene encoding nicotinamide riboside transporter PnuC translates to MNTTQTDNLFEKIQHELFSGWKPFEVVWLGLFLVAQIIAFILQPDTLLGMIAGISGIICVVFAGKGKISNYFFGLIFAYSYFYVSLGNNYLGEMNTTLYVYIPAQFIGYFLWKENMQSQDGNATVVAKSLDLKGWGILIASVAVGSLCFISALNHFGGSSAGLDGVTTVLVVAAQLLMILRYREQWALWIVINILSMILWGETPAMYLMYGAYLLNSLYGYYNWTKLQKA, encoded by the coding sequence ATGAATACGACACAAACGGATAATTTATTTGAGAAGATCCAACACGAGCTTTTTTCTGGCTGGAAGCCTTTTGAGGTGGTTTGGTTAGGGCTATTTTTAGTCGCTCAGATTATTGCTTTTATCCTTCAACCAGATACTTTGTTGGGAATGATTGCAGGGATTTCAGGGATCATTTGTGTTGTATTTGCTGGTAAAGGAAAAATCAGTAACTACTTCTTTGGTTTGATTTTTGCATATAGTTATTTTTATGTTTCTCTTGGTAATAATTATTTGGGTGAAATGAATACCACCCTCTATGTTTATATCCCTGCTCAGTTCATTGGTTATTTTCTTTGGAAAGAGAATATGCAAAGTCAAGACGGTAATGCGACGGTTGTTGCAAAATCTTTAGACTTAAAAGGCTGGGGAATTTTAATCGCTAGCGTTGCTGTGGGATCGTTATGCTTTATTAGTGCATTAAATCATTTTGGTGGTAGTTCAGCTGGGTTAGATGGTGTTACAACAGTATTAGTTGTTGCAGCACAATTATTGATGATTTTACGTTACCGTGAGCAATGGGCTCTATGGATCGTTATCAATATTCTAAGTATGATTCTTTGGGGCGAAACACCAGCGATGTATTTGATGTATGGAGCGTATTTGCTTAACTCATTATATGGTTATTACAACTGGACAAAATTACAAAAAGCGTAA
- a CDS encoding YfgM family protein has translation MMSEYLNQTEEQEFNNVKKWFQENGTPILVVICVISLSVFGWNFWKNHKLQATQQTSTNYQAVMTSYLQNPEKNQPLVERFITENQDTSYAVFSALEIAKQQVESAQFEKAQATLQNALTSTQDATLQNVIRLRLAMVDYQLNQLDDALNLLSQVEGKAWDLRKQLLTGDILVSKGDKAAAKSAYEQAKQNAPASVQSLIDMRLNNL, from the coding sequence ATTATGAGTGAATATTTGAATCAAACCGAAGAACAAGAATTTAACAATGTTAAAAAATGGTTCCAAGAAAATGGCACGCCAATTCTAGTGGTGATTTGTGTAATTTCATTAAGTGTTTTTGGTTGGAATTTTTGGAAAAATCATAAACTACAAGCAACACAGCAAACATCAACAAATTACCAAGCGGTAATGACAAGTTATTTGCAAAATCCTGAAAAAAATCAACCGCTTGTAGAAAGATTTATTACTGAAAACCAAGATACAAGCTATGCTGTTTTCTCCGCATTAGAAATTGCAAAACAACAAGTTGAATCTGCTCAGTTTGAAAAAGCACAAGCAACGTTGCAAAATGCATTAACGAGTACACAAGATGCAACCTTACAAAATGTGATCCGTTTACGTTTAGCAATGGTTGATTATCAATTAAATCAACTAGATGACGCATTAAACCTATTATCACAGGTGGAAGGCAAAGCGTGGGATCTGCGTAAACAGCTTTTAACTGGCGATATTTTAGTATCAAAAGGGGATAAAGCCGCAGCGAAAAGTGCTTATGAGCAAGCGAAACAAAATGCACCAGCAAGCGTACAATCTTTAATTGATATGCGTTTAAATAATTTATAA
- the hisS gene encoding histidine--tRNA ligase, giving the protein MAKSIQAIRGMNDCAPTETPLWQWVEKQIRDALASYGYSEMRSPVLEPTALFKRGVGEATDIVEKEMFTFKDRDDESLTLRPEGTAGCVRAAIQNGWIYNNEQRMWYMGPMFRYERPQKGRYRQFHQCGVEVFGINNPEADAELILLTARLWEKLGIRQHVTLELNSIGGLETRTKYREALVEFLNQHLAILDEDCKRRLTTNPIRILDTKNADIQAVLNDAPKLHDFLNEEEKTHFAGVCQILDQLGIDYVINQKLVRGLDYYNKTVFEWVTTALGSQGTVCAGGRYDGLVAQLGGHATAGVGFAMGLERLVLLVQEVNSEVVLPRTVDLYVVYNGENVTASAFKLAEKLRAELPELRTMLHCSGGAFKKQFKRADKLGAKIALVLGETEVAENTVVVKDLFGEAEQMTISQAELINELKKRF; this is encoded by the coding sequence GTGGCAAAAAGTATTCAAGCAATTCGTGGAATGAACGATTGTGCCCCAACAGAAACCCCATTATGGCAATGGGTAGAAAAGCAAATTAGAGATGCTCTGGCAAGCTATGGTTATAGTGAAATGCGTAGCCCAGTGTTAGAGCCAACAGCGTTATTCAAACGTGGTGTTGGTGAAGCGACGGATATCGTTGAAAAAGAGATGTTTACCTTTAAAGATCGTGATGATGAAAGCTTAACATTACGCCCAGAAGGAACTGCTGGTTGTGTGCGTGCAGCGATTCAAAACGGTTGGATTTATAACAACGAACAACGTATGTGGTATATGGGACCAATGTTCCGTTATGAGCGTCCACAAAAAGGACGTTATCGTCAATTCCACCAATGTGGTGTGGAAGTATTTGGGATCAATAACCCAGAGGCTGATGCCGAATTGATTTTATTAACGGCTCGTTTATGGGAAAAATTAGGTATTCGTCAGCACGTTACCTTAGAGTTAAATTCAATCGGTGGCTTAGAAACGCGTACTAAATACCGCGAGGCGTTGGTTGAATTTTTAAATCAACATTTAGCGATTTTAGACGAAGATTGTAAACGCCGTTTAACCACGAATCCAATTCGTATTTTAGATACCAAAAATGCGGATATTCAAGCGGTATTAAATGACGCACCAAAATTACATGATTTCTTAAATGAAGAAGAGAAAACGCACTTTGCAGGCGTTTGTCAGATCTTAGATCAACTCGGGATCGACTATGTAATCAACCAAAAATTAGTGCGTGGCTTAGATTACTATAACAAAACCGTATTTGAGTGGGTAACCACAGCGTTGGGTTCACAAGGTACAGTTTGTGCGGGTGGACGTTATGACGGTTTAGTAGCACAACTTGGTGGACACGCAACTGCGGGTGTGGGCTTTGCAATGGGCTTAGAGCGTTTAGTGCTTTTAGTTCAAGAAGTAAATAGTGAAGTGGTGTTGCCTCGTACAGTGGATCTTTATGTGGTTTACAATGGCGAGAATGTTACCGCATCTGCTTTTAAACTCGCAGAAAAATTGCGTGCTGAGTTGCCTGAATTACGCACAATGTTACATTGCAGTGGCGGTGCATTTAAAAAACAATTTAAACGTGCTGATAAATTAGGGGCAAAAATTGCCTTAGTACTTGGCGAAACTGAAGTGGCAGAAAATACAGTTGTTGTGAAGGATCTGTTTGGTGAAGCAGAACAGATGACAATCTCACAAGCTGAACTAATTAACGAATTAAAAAAACGTTTTTAA
- a CDS encoding 2-hydroxyacid dehydrogenase: MKVAIFGTKNYDRKYLELINSKYGFELKFFDFMLNEQTVKMAEGCDAVCIFVNDDGSRKVLEKLAEYKVKVVALRCAGFNNVDVQAAQELGIKVVRVPAYSPEAVAEHTVGLMMALNRKIHRAYQRTRDANFSLEGLTGFNMHGRTAGVIGTGKIGLAVIRILKGFGMNILAYDPFKNPEVEALGAKYVELDELYQKSHIITLHCPATPESYHMLNAESFAKMRRGVMIINTSRGTLIDTQEALTALKQQKIGALGLDVYENEQALFFEDKSNDIIQDDLFRRISSCHNVLLTGHQAFLTEEALVNISDVTLTNIATLLKGQACPNIVLPN; the protein is encoded by the coding sequence ATGAAAGTTGCAATATTTGGAACAAAAAATTACGATCGTAAATACTTAGAGTTAATCAATAGCAAATATGGCTTTGAGTTAAAATTCTTTGATTTTATGTTGAATGAACAGACCGTCAAGATGGCGGAAGGCTGTGATGCGGTTTGTATTTTTGTGAATGATGATGGCAGCCGAAAAGTCTTAGAAAAATTGGCAGAATACAAAGTGAAAGTGGTTGCGTTGCGTTGTGCGGGTTTTAATAATGTGGATGTTCAAGCAGCCCAAGAGTTAGGTATCAAGGTAGTTCGAGTACCAGCATATTCACCAGAGGCAGTAGCAGAGCATACGGTTGGGCTAATGATGGCATTGAATCGTAAAATTCATCGTGCTTATCAACGTACTCGTGATGCGAATTTCTCGTTAGAGGGATTAACGGGTTTTAATATGCACGGACGTACTGCAGGTGTCATTGGAACAGGAAAAATTGGTTTAGCTGTCATTCGTATTTTAAAAGGATTTGGAATGAATATTCTTGCTTATGATCCTTTTAAAAATCCAGAAGTAGAAGCACTGGGGGCAAAATATGTTGAGCTCGATGAGTTGTATCAAAAATCTCATATTATTACATTGCACTGTCCAGCAACACCTGAAAGTTATCATATGCTGAATGCAGAAAGCTTTGCGAAAATGCGTAGAGGTGTAATGATTATAAATACCAGTCGAGGTACGTTGATCGATACACAAGAAGCCTTAACGGCATTAAAACAACAGAAGATAGGTGCATTAGGTTTAGATGTCTATGAGAATGAACAAGCACTCTTTTTTGAGGATAAATCTAATGATATCATCCAAGATGACTTGTTCCGTAGAATATCATCTTGTCATAATGTGTTATTAACAGGACATCAAGCATTTTTAACCGAAGAAGCATTGGTTAATATCTCTGATGTGACTTTAACGAATATTGCGACGCTCTTGAAAGGTCAAGCGTGTCCGAATATCGTATTACCAAATTAA